The Acinetobacter radioresistens DSM 6976 = NBRC 102413 = CIP 103788 genome contains a region encoding:
- a CDS encoding fimbria/pilus outer membrane usher protein, giving the protein MNNKYQWGCLYIFMALITKVYAASSEEALIQNLEKPSAKNQTQFMAFSSASLFGSKNKDVNLDLFSTANYIAEGNYIADVLVNERLLGELNLLFKHLDDSNSAVLCVDPILLTKLDLQDDYLRQIQKKDCLTIKEISPDASYNFDISTQALAVFIPQKFVKERPQGYIDPARFDKGVNSGFFGYSANYNHTETSDDQYLSLTGGLNINGWYYRHAGNFQSNSHSSLGNYRSYKNVLNRDILPIHSRISIGQFNTNALQQESLPIVGVQLASDLNMLPWSMRYYSPVIENVAYTNALVRIFQNGQKIYERTVPAGPFKITDLTSTSSGNLTLEVIENGGEKKIFIIPMQNSFNLLRPEQYNYSLALGNYKTIDKITESTILQGSYNYGLNNYLTLLGGVNLTENYQSMLLGTGLNTAIGGFNLIGNLSKASIFSNDYQGQRLSLDYIYNWNSYNFNVNIGGILQSQNYLTVSNALALLNYDELIDDEQTNLTLTADLKNQFNINLNKSFSNERLGSFSFGFLTNQYWTDKPNQYQFNLNYGNVWKLLNYSIGVSQTNYVNNSTKSDESIYLSLSLPLDYKKSNIFVNSNYQHNTVQDQTNDNFGVNLSGTLGEHNNINFGLGISQYQSSDSNSTTYNANIGYLLPQTNLAATVYSNGNDTQYSVSAQGAIVAHSYGITATNSVADTYSIIHVENGTGATVENAWGVKLDRWGNAIYPNVSAYNLNSIAINPDQLPPEVTLDSNQTQVIPRLYSSTLVTFKANVQSNILLRINNPIEKIQFPMGSRIETQSGKLVGIMGQSNQSLLSNDIRDLNEPLKVIWGDQVKQSCLIPLEGLSLILNSRVTQLSIVNVECH; this is encoded by the coding sequence ATGAATAATAAATATCAGTGGGGGTGTCTTTATATTTTTATGGCACTAATTACAAAAGTGTATGCAGCTTCTAGTGAAGAAGCCCTTATACAAAATTTAGAAAAACCCTCAGCAAAAAATCAAACCCAATTTATGGCTTTTAGTTCAGCCTCTTTATTTGGTAGTAAAAATAAAGATGTAAATTTAGATTTATTCAGTACAGCAAATTATATTGCTGAGGGAAACTATATCGCTGATGTTTTAGTGAATGAGCGTTTACTTGGTGAATTAAATCTTCTTTTCAAGCATTTAGATGATTCAAACAGCGCAGTTCTGTGTGTAGATCCTATTTTACTCACTAAGTTAGATTTGCAAGATGATTATCTAAGACAAATTCAGAAAAAAGATTGTTTAACTATCAAAGAAATCTCTCCAGACGCATCTTATAATTTTGATATTTCAACCCAAGCATTAGCAGTATTTATTCCACAAAAATTTGTAAAAGAAAGACCACAAGGGTATATCGACCCTGCACGATTCGATAAGGGAGTTAACTCTGGTTTTTTTGGTTATAGTGCAAATTATAATCATACTGAAACGAGTGATGACCAATATTTAAGTCTGACTGGCGGGTTAAATATTAATGGCTGGTATTACCGACATGCAGGTAATTTTCAGTCAAATAGCCATTCTAGTTTAGGTAACTATCGTTCATATAAAAATGTTTTAAATCGTGATATTTTACCTATTCATTCACGGATCAGTATTGGTCAGTTTAATACCAATGCTTTACAACAAGAAAGCTTACCTATTGTCGGGGTACAACTGGCCTCGGACTTAAATATGCTGCCTTGGTCAATGCGCTATTATTCGCCTGTCATTGAAAATGTGGCTTATACCAATGCCCTAGTTCGTATTTTCCAAAATGGACAAAAAATATATGAGCGTACTGTCCCTGCGGGACCTTTTAAAATTACAGATTTAACCTCAACCTCATCGGGCAACTTGACTCTTGAAGTAATTGAAAATGGGGGTGAAAAGAAAATCTTTATTATCCCAATGCAAAATAGTTTTAATCTGCTTAGACCAGAACAATATAATTATAGTCTTGCTTTAGGTAACTATAAAACTATTGATAAAATAACCGAAAGTACCATTTTACAGGGTAGTTATAATTATGGTTTAAATAATTATTTGACCTTGTTAGGTGGTGTAAATCTGACAGAAAACTATCAAAGCATGCTCTTAGGTACAGGTTTAAATACAGCCATTGGCGGCTTTAACTTAATCGGAAACCTGAGTAAAGCTTCTATATTCTCCAATGATTATCAAGGACAACGTTTGTCTTTAGATTATATTTATAATTGGAATTCATATAATTTTAATGTAAATATTGGTGGTATTTTACAAAGTCAAAACTATTTGACGGTATCAAATGCACTGGCCTTGTTAAATTATGATGAACTAATTGATGATGAACAGACAAATTTAACATTAACTGCTGATTTAAAAAATCAATTTAATATTAATTTGAATAAAAGCTTTAGTAATGAACGTTTGGGTTCTTTTAGTTTTGGTTTTTTAACCAATCAATATTGGACTGATAAACCGAATCAATATCAGTTTAATCTGAACTATGGAAATGTATGGAAATTGCTGAATTATTCGATTGGGGTAAGTCAAACCAACTATGTGAATAATAGTACTAAATCAGATGAAAGTATTTACTTGAGTTTATCATTACCATTAGATTATAAAAAATCGAATATATTTGTAAATTCGAACTATCAGCACAATACAGTGCAAGATCAAACAAACGATAATTTTGGTGTAAATCTATCAGGTACTTTAGGTGAGCATAATAATATTAATTTTGGATTAGGTATTTCTCAGTATCAATCTAGCGACTCTAACTCGACTACATATAATGCGAATATCGGCTATTTATTACCGCAAACAAATTTAGCAGCGACTGTCTATAGTAATGGAAACGATACTCAATATTCAGTTTCTGCTCAAGGTGCGATTGTTGCACACTCTTATGGTATTACCGCAACTAATTCAGTTGCAGATACTTACTCTATCATACATGTAGAGAATGGTACTGGTGCGACTGTAGAAAATGCATGGGGTGTGAAATTAGATCGTTGGGGCAATGCAATCTATCCCAATGTATCTGCCTATAATCTGAATTCGATTGCGATTAATCCTGACCAATTGCCACCAGAAGTTACTTTAGATAGCAACCAAACTCAAGTTATACCGCGTTTATACAGTTCAACTTTAGTGACATTTAAAGCAAATGTGCAGTCAAATATTTTACTAAGAATAAATAATCCTATCGAAAAAATACAATTTCCAATGGGAAGTCGTATTGAAACTCAATCAGGTAAATTGGTTGGGATCATGGGACAGTCGAATCAATCTTTACTTAGTAATGATATCCGTGATTTAAACGAGCCATTAAAAGTTATTTGGGGGGATCAAGTGAAACAGAGTTGCCTGATTCCTTTAGAGGGTCTCTCCTTGATTTTAAATAGTAGAGTAACTCAACTGAGTATTGTTAATGTGGAGTGCCATTAA
- a CDS encoding fimbrial biogenesis chaperone — translation MLRTCLLSLAIFCSQSIFAGVTIDGTRIIFPSNAKSISVQLRNGLSTPALVQTWIDNGDIDQIPNADQIPFVLTPPLSRVEPNRGQIIRIIPTGSPSLPQDRESLFWFNMLDIPPDDPQYVGKNLLTFNVRTRIKLFYRPSNLKMSANTAYASIKAKYNQLTKEINLNNPTPYFITITQMDFQSKSEHMEYSQAVMLKPFSQQAVDKLTVNFSPEKFSYQIVNDLGGNQDFETKFD, via the coding sequence ATGTTGCGTACATGCCTTTTATCGCTAGCTATATTTTGTAGTCAATCAATTTTTGCTGGTGTCACAATAGATGGTACGCGCATTATTTTTCCCTCCAATGCCAAAAGTATCAGTGTGCAATTACGCAATGGACTTAGTACACCCGCTTTAGTACAGACTTGGATTGATAACGGAGACATTGATCAAATTCCCAATGCAGATCAGATACCTTTTGTATTAACACCTCCTTTATCTCGTGTTGAACCAAATAGAGGTCAGATTATCCGTATTATTCCAACAGGTTCTCCAAGTTTACCGCAAGACCGCGAATCATTATTCTGGTTCAATATGTTAGATATCCCGCCTGATGATCCGCAATATGTGGGGAAAAATCTTTTAACTTTTAATGTTCGAACACGTATCAAGCTATTCTACCGACCTTCAAATCTTAAAATGTCTGCAAATACAGCGTACGCTTCGATTAAGGCTAAATATAATCAATTAACTAAAGAAATTAATTTAAATAATCCAACGCCTTATTTTATTACGATTACACAAATGGATTTTCAATCTAAATCTGAGCATATGGAGTATAGTCAAGCCGTTATGCTTAAACCTTTTTCACAGCAAGCTGTGGACAAACTTACTGTGAATTTTTCTCCTGAAAAATTTTCTTATCAAATTGTGAATGATCTTGGTGGGAACCAGGATTTTGAAACTAAATTTGATTAA
- a CDS encoding fimbrial protein → MKKMNSMLLVTALSMVGITNSAFAEDGVITINGKVINGTCTLTGSAGATGTANNVAVQLDTVRNTAFTAANSTTGTKDFTLTVTDGTGVAGSCDALTIGAIKNITLSGTAGTNYDSTNKSWLINTDTSAPTTKDVFVQILNVDGTTPIDFSLTRQLSASTTGAYALKARYISNKASPASQTVKTSINYTLEYN, encoded by the coding sequence GGTAGGAATAACAAATTCTGCATTCGCGGAAGATGGTGTTATTACTATAAATGGTAAAGTAATTAATGGTACTTGTACACTTACAGGGTCTGCTGGTGCTACTGGCACAGCAAACAATGTTGCTGTGCAGCTTGATACTGTCCGTAATACCGCATTTACAGCTGCTAATTCAACTACAGGCACGAAAGACTTTACACTCACCGTAACAGACGGGACTGGTGTAGCTGGTAGTTGTGATGCCCTTACCATTGGTGCCATTAAAAACATTACTTTAAGCGGAACGGCTGGTACTAACTATGATTCAACCAATAAATCATGGTTAATTAACACAGATACTTCTGCACCAACGACTAAAGATGTATTTGTACAAATTCTTAATGTAGATGGTACAACACCAATTGATTTCTCATTAACAAGACAGTTAAGTGCTTCTACTACGGGTGCTTACGCACTTAAAGCTCGATATATTTCAAACAAGGCAAGTCCAGCCTCTCAAACTGTTAAAACTAGTATTAACTATACTTTAGAATATAACTAA